CCAAGGAGAGGGTGCGCCAACTGACACCAACCAACCAAGGAACAATAAGAGACCGCCAAGGAGTTCCCAAGGAAGAGTGTGGGGAGTGGGGGGAGTGGGGGGAGTATTTTCTCCTCCCCCAACTTCCCCAACCTCCCCAACTCCCCAACTCCCCTTTTCCCCCTGCGCCAACCAAGCCACTAGAGCCCCGCAAATGCCAATAGCTAACCCCAATTCTTGGATATCTACGCCGACAACAAAAATTGCTCGTACCAGCAGCGCCAGTAAAGCATAAATAATGACAACCGAAGGCAGACTGATACCCAATCCAGTTTGCCTCTGTTGTGCTGTGGCAACCAATTGCCTGTGCTGGTAACGAGTGTGATAAATAGTAGCGATGGTTGTTCCTACCGTTGCCAAATACACAGCAACCAAGGGAAATCCTGGTAATTGCCAACCCCAGTGTAAATACGACAGTCCTAGAATATTGACTAAAGGCAATTTCCTTGCTGGCTTATTGGTAGAAAACAGCTGATTGTTGCACAGTAAAGCAGTAATACCTGTAAGAGCAATAGAGGCGATCGCAACCACAATCCAATTCAAAGGATTTTGCCACAATTTAAAGCTATCCATTGCCCAAAAGTTGACTGGCACTAACAACAGTGTGACAATAAGTAGTGCCCGAGTTGTCAAGCTTAAATTAGACTGTCTGCCAGCCCAAAAACTTACTCCCCAGAAACTTAAGGTGTAAGCAAGCAAAACTCCATATTGTCCAGAAGGCGGGAACTTTTCCCACTGGCTGGCGGCAAGAACCCCAGAGGATACCACCACTAAGAATATGCCTAAAAACAGCAGCCAGCGGACGCTCAATTCTTCCCCCAGCGACTGCAACATCCTAGCAAGGATATTGGGTTCCTTGGGTATTGGCGTTGCATTATTTCTCTGTAGAGACGTTGCAGGCAATGTCTCTACTTGTGGTTCAGGTATCGCCTGAGGTTGTAACACTACATGACAAACCAGAAACTCTCGACATATCTGCCTAACTTGGGCATCAGATATTAAACCCAAGCGCAACCATACATCGAGTCCATGCAATAACTCAGGATGGGTAGATGGAAGCCTAAGTTCAATTTTGAGCGGAGGGTCAAAGTTCGATGACATAAGTAGCACGCACAGAGCGCGATATTTAAATCATCATTCAGATGGAGGTTAGTTTCGCATGATCTGTGTCACTTAATCGTCTGACCGTTGCTTTGTTCTAATTTAAAATGCAAAAGACAAAAATTTTTTAATTTTTAATTGAGTTGTACTTTCGAGACTATATTAAGTGTTTGCCCAATGATAGACTCGACGGCACTTGAAAGTGCCTGCGGTTTCCTCCCACGGCTAAAAGCCTGTGGACTTCCACCTTCAATTTCTGTGATCTTGCTGTCAAGGGAGTGTGCTTCCTATGTCATCCATCATCAGGCTTGCCACTGAACAGGATACCGAGCAAGTTTTGGAAATTTACGCCCCCTTCTGCGGCGATTCACCTGTGTCTTTTGAGGTTCAGCCACCAACCCTAGATGAAATGCAGCAGCGCATCGCAAAAGTTCTACAAAAGTTGCCTTGGCTGGTATGCGAGCGTTATGGTAAAGTTGTAGGATATGTTTATGCTGCGCCTCACAGAGAGCGAGCTGCCTACCAGTGGGGTGTTGATGTCTCTGTTTACATCCATGAAGCAGTGCGTTGTTCAGGCATAGGACGAGCATTATACACATCGCTGTTTGAAGTTTTAGTGCTTCAGGGTTATTACAGCGCCTACGCAGGTGTGACTCTGCCAAACCTAGGTAGTCAGAGGCTTCATGAAGTGATGGGATTTCAGCTGATTGGCATCTATCGAGATGTCGGATATAAGTGTGGTGCGTGGCATGATGTAGGGTGGTTTGAGCTATCCCTGCAACCACGAGTACTCAATCCCAAGCCTCCCATTGACATCAACGCCTTGCGCGATAGCTTGGAATTACAATACGCCTTGACAAGCGGTATACACTTCCTAAAGCTTACTTAGATCGAAACAGATGCATTTGGCAGTTTGGCGAAAGCCTGAAAAGTGGCGTTGCAACTTCGCTACTCTAACATTTAGATACCGTGACTTTTCCCAATGACCCAATGACGCTTGAAAAAACGGGCTAAAGCAGACTCTTCCAAAGATAGATAAATTGGGCGTCCGTGGGGACAGGTGCGGGGGTTGCGCGTGCGTTGCCATTGCTCTAGGAGTGTTTGCATTTCTTGCAAGCTTAAGGGTGTACCATTGCGAATGGCACTACGACAGGCAACGGCTACTTGCGCTACTTGCAAGTCTCCTCCCCAACTGAGTTCTAAAATGGCATCTGCACAGTCGTCTCGCTGTTGTAGAAGTGCGGGTACGCTGCGAACTGCCCAAAGTTGTTCGCCAAAAGGTTCTATATCCAAACCAATGTGTTGCAGTTGCGATACTTGCACTGAAGATAGTTGATACAGAATGACTGGAGGTTCGATTGGGAGAATCTTCCAATTGTCGCACAATTGCTCGTATAAAACTCGCTCATGGGCAATGTGCTGTTCCACTAGCCACAGTCCGCCTGGATGTTCTACCACAATGTAAGTGTTATTGACTTGAGCGACTGCTTTTAGTTGTAGAGATGTTGCAGACAAGGTCTCTGTATGCGTTTTCTGTTCTTCACTGGGAATGGAACGATTGACATTGTATCCGCTTTTTTCTTCTGCGGCTTTGAGTAATTTACTGACTCGTGTTGTATGGACTGAGTCTTTGATAGACGTAGAATTGATGCGGAGTGCTTGCTCAATTGCCTGGGTAATTTTTTCTTGCCAGTAACTGAGTTGGTTAAGATAAATTTCTGTTTTTGCTGGGTTGCGGTTCCAGTTTATATGCTCAGGGGAAATGAATAGATGTAGAAAACACACTGGATAGCGATCGCGCGGTAATGTCCGATGAAATGCTGACAGGATAGTTTGCTCTAATTCCGACGATTTTACCATCCGTCCGTTTACAGCAACCCGCAGCCAGTCTGGACGATGGCGATGACAACGGTCAGGTAATCCTATCACCAAATGTAGTCCTGAGTCCTGAGTTCTGAGTCCTGAGTCCTGAATTCTGAGTTCTGAGTCCTGAGTCCTGAGTCCTGAGTTCTGAGGATTAGGTATTTCTAATTTCAACTCTTGTAAGTCAGCTTCTTTGACCTGATGTAGAATCTGGGGTAGCAGTTGTCCTATGGAGGCGGCAGGACTGAGGGTAAACCATTCCCGGTCATTTTGCCAAACTTGCCAGGTAACATGGGGATGACATAACGCCGTTTTTTGAATCGTTGCTTGCACTGCTTTCATTTGCTGTGCTAATGTTGGCAACGCCTCCCGACGACCTGAACAATTTCCAAACAGATTCGAGACTGTCACCACTGTACCAGGAGCGATCGCAGCTGCTTCTACGTACGCTGCTTCCCCAGCGTAGCCATAAACAACTCGCCAACCACAATCTCCACCTCGTGGACGACTCAATATTTCTAAATCTGCTAGAGTCGTCAAACTATGCAACGCCTCTCCACGAAACCCCAAACTGGTAATTTTCCATAAATCTGCACAATGGCGAATTTTACTGGTACTGTGTGCCGTTGCTGCTTTGTGCATATCATCTTGGGTCATTCCACAGCCATTATCTGCCACGCGTACACGCCATTGTTGGGGCCATAAGGAAACGACAATCCGTGTCGCACCTGCATCTAGGGAATTTTCTACCAATTCCCGCACCACAGAGGCTAAACAGTCAATGACCTCTCCGGCTGTAATCAGATGTACGACTTCTGCTGGTAAAGCTTGAATAGTTGACATCATAAACTACAGTGTAGAGGAGAGCCACCCTCTGCGGGGGAATTCAAAATTCACGCATTATAAATTCAAAATTAAAATCCCAATCCCATAAATTGTATCAAGTCCGCCAAATTACCCATAATAAAACTTTTGTGTAGTAACGACTTCAGTCCTTGTTTTCGCCAAGAGGACTAAAGTCCTCACTACAAACTTTGCCACTCAAGAAAAAAACGCCCCTGAATTCAGGAGGCGCATCACCTGTGTGTAGAGACGCGCTATAGCGCGTCTGTTAGGTTAAGCAATAGGTTAGCTAGCAACGTACTCTTTCACGTTGGCACGACGACGACGCAGATGAGCAAGAGCCTGATGCTCTAACTGACGGACACGTTCGCGGCTCAGGTTCAAGCGTTCGCCAACTTTTGCCAAAGACATTTCGTTACCATCCATTAAACCAAAGCGTAGGGCTAAAACTTCTCTCTGTTGAGGGGTGAGTTCTGCCAACATATTGTTCAAGTCTTGGCGCAAGAATTCCTGCGTCATGTAATACTCTGGTGATGGTCCTTCATCTTCGAGCATTTCTTGCAGTTCGGTATCTTGGTTATCCCCAACTTTTACGTCCAAGGAGACTGGCTGACGAGCCATGTTCAGGTATTCGCGGATCTGTGCTGGTTCTAACTCAAGTTCTTTGGCAATTTCAGCGGGAGAGGGGGACCTTCCCAACTGTTGAGCCAGTTCACGCTGCACTTTTTTGATTTTGTTCAGCTTCTCAGTAATGTGGATAGGTAAGCGAATGGTACGACCTTGTTGAGCGATCGCCCTTGTAATTGCTTGACGAATCCACCAGTAAGCGTAGGTAGAGAACTTATAACCCCGCATAGGGTCGAATTTCTCCACACCCCGCTCTAATCCTAGAGTTCCCTCCTGAATAAGATCCAGAAACTCCATGTTTCGCTTCTGATACTTCTTGGCAATGGCGACAACCAAGCGCAAATTTGCTTCAATCATCTTCTGCTTTGCCCGTTTGCCTTGGTGTACTATCTGTTTGACCTCAGTCTCAGATTTGCGAACATGAGTAGCCCACTCTTGTAACGTTGGTTCCTGGCGCATTTTCTTCGCCAAAGCGTCCTTGGCGTCCAGGAGCGTCATCATTTGTTGTACCTGCTTCCCATAGACAATCTCTTGCTCACGGGTTAGCAGCGGTACACGACCAATCTCGCGCAGATAGGTTCGCACCATATCAGCCGTGAACTTGGCGTTAAGGTTTTCGGTTTGGGTGTTAACAGTAGCCATTGGTGCGTTTTCCTCTACTCCGTAAACAAAAATTAATACTCAATCACTAGGGCGGATTGGGAAAGTTAGTACACGTAATACGCAAAGGGGAAGTTTCACAGAAAATCAATTTCTACAGAGGCTGTCAAGACTGTCACTCCCTTCGATAGGTTCCCCGACTTTCCCTAAATTTTGAAATCGTTTATAACCATGCTGGCTTGTTTTCCAGAATTCTTTTAATTCTTTCGTCGCTAGCGGCGACAGTCATAATACGAAGTCGATATGAGTTCTACTTATCCTAATAGTACGACAAATTCTGCCGCGAGTAAAGTAGTTTAGTTAAATCTTTTTATTATAATGCAAATCTATCTTTTTGCACAACAAACCTGATATCTTTTTTCAGAAACTACTATATCTATAGTGACGCCATAATCCCGTAATCAGTCCTCCGCCTATAGCGGGATAACCGAACTGAAATGGTTATCATCATGGAGGGATGTCACGAAATCTAGAAATCGGGAATGGGCAATTGGGAATTGGTAGTTTATATGTTTTCTCCGTTAACCTGGGTTCACAGCCATAAAGTCCACCAAAGACTCAATAGCCAAATATGTCACTCTGGACTTGAGAGCTATCTCAAAAGCCATGTAAGTATCTAGGTGATGACTTTGGAACCAGTGCCAACTTTACCTTTGAACCTAAATACCACTTTTGGCACAAGGCAAAGTAAACTTCAAGTACGGTAAACAACAGCCAGACGCGACGGTAATCAGCCTCAATGTCTCCTGTGGAGATGCGCTTTAAAGTCTTACATGACTAACTGCGCCTCAATTGAATTTCCGCTAGCGATAGCGTCGCAGGATCACTGGCAAACAGATCGCCTACTTGCTTGAGTAGCCTCTGTCTAAAACCTTCCCACTCTCCCAACACTATGCCCCTTTGGATGTACAGGAAGGAACTATTTATCATAATAACATCTTTCTCGTTATAGATGAAAATATCCAGGTAGCTATCTTTAGGAAAGCGCATATCGAAACTGCGTTGGGGAGCCAGCACGCAAAAGACGGGTTTCCCCCGTGGAAAAAACCTCGTCCTAAACGCGCAACCCGATTACGATTACCCGTTCTGTGCTCCACGGATACTCGTGGAGTACCCCAAATCAAGCAGTTTATTCAGAAAAATTCCTAATTATCTCGAAATCCCTAAAAGCCCAGATCCGCTTTGGCGAGTTCAGCAGCAGCGAATAGTTCTTCATCTGGCTTTTCGTCCCAAGCAGTTTCACCAATTTCTGTATAAAATGTCGTGTCATAAGGACGGGTACGCACGACTACTGGCATAGGGACGGCGTGACCTAAAATCAAGGCTTGTTGCTTAGAGTCCAACTTTGCCAACACAGACCGCAAGGCACCTCCACCAGACACCCCAGTAAAAATCGCTTCAATGTCTTTTTCATCGTTGAGCAAGGCGGTGATGCGGGTGCCAATCTGGGACATTACTTCATTATCTATGCCTGATGGACGTTGATCAACCACCAAGAGCGTTACAAAATATTTCCGCATCTCGCGGGCGATAGTACCAAAGATTGTACTTTGTACCGTCGCTGGGTCGAGGAAACGGTGCGCCTCCTCAATCGTAATCATCAGTTGCGTTGGTTTATCGTTGGGATTTTTTGTTTGTAAAAACTTTTCCGATTTGCTGACATAATGTTGGTGAATCCGCCGGGTAATCATATTAGTCACCAACATATAAGAGAGCATATTGGACTGAGAGCCAAACTCCACTACAATATTCTTTCCGGCTTCTAAGGAACGCAACATTTGATTGACGTAATTTTGGGGACAAGCCGCACGCATATACTTTAAATTTTCCAATCGCAGAAGTTTGCGCTGCAAGGCGGTAATCGAACCTTGGTGTCCTCTTTTCTCCTCACAAAAGAGCTTGATTTCCTCGTTGGTCATATTTATCAATTGGAGAATCCAAGACTTGCCAAACTCAGCGTACAAAATGTTGGCGTTATCTAAACTCGCTTCTGAAAGTCCTAAATCTCGACTACATAATTTAATATCTTCTACTTCAATTTGGTCGTAACTTAAGTAGAGTTCTTGGGCATGAGGAACGCCTCGACGCTTT
The sequence above is a segment of the Mastigocladopsis repens PCC 10914 genome. Coding sequences within it:
- a CDS encoding RNA polymerase sigma factor, RpoD/SigA family, yielding MATVNTQTENLNAKFTADMVRTYLREIGRVPLLTREQEIVYGKQVQQMMTLLDAKDALAKKMRQEPTLQEWATHVRKSETEVKQIVHQGKRAKQKMIEANLRLVVAIAKKYQKRNMEFLDLIQEGTLGLERGVEKFDPMRGYKFSTYAYWWIRQAITRAIAQQGRTIRLPIHITEKLNKIKKVQRELAQQLGRSPSPAEIAKELELEPAQIREYLNMARQPVSLDVKVGDNQDTELQEMLEDEGPSPEYYMTQEFLRQDLNNMLAELTPQQREVLALRFGLMDGNEMSLAKVGERLNLSRERVRQLEHQALAHLRRRRANVKEYVAS
- the mutL gene encoding DNA mismatch repair endonuclease MutL; its protein translation is MMSTIQALPAEVVHLITAGEVIDCLASVVRELVENSLDAGATRIVVSLWPQQWRVRVADNGCGMTQDDMHKAATAHSTSKIRHCADLWKITSLGFRGEALHSLTTLADLEILSRPRGGDCGWRVVYGYAGEAAYVEAAAIAPGTVVTVSNLFGNCSGRREALPTLAQQMKAVQATIQKTALCHPHVTWQVWQNDREWFTLSPAASIGQLLPQILHQVKEADLQELKLEIPNPQNSGLRTQDSELRIQDSGLRTQDSGLHLVIGLPDRCHRHRPDWLRVAVNGRMVKSSELEQTILSAFHRTLPRDRYPVCFLHLFISPEHINWNRNPAKTEIYLNQLSYWQEKITQAIEQALRINSTSIKDSVHTTRVSKLLKAAEEKSGYNVNRSIPSEEQKTHTETLSATSLQLKAVAQVNNTYIVVEHPGGLWLVEQHIAHERVLYEQLCDNWKILPIEPPVILYQLSSVQVSQLQHIGLDIEPFGEQLWAVRSVPALLQQRDDCADAILELSWGGDLQVAQVAVACRSAIRNGTPLSLQEMQTLLEQWQRTRNPRTCPHGRPIYLSLEESALARFFKRHWVIGKSHGI
- a CDS encoding arsinothricin resistance N-acetyltransferase ArsN1 family B; amino-acid sequence: MSSIIRLATEQDTEQVLEIYAPFCGDSPVSFEVQPPTLDEMQQRIAKVLQKLPWLVCERYGKVVGYVYAAPHRERAAYQWGVDVSVYIHEAVRCSGIGRALYTSLFEVLVLQGYYSAYAGVTLPNLGSQRLHEVMGFQLIGIYRDVGYKCGAWHDVGWFELSLQPRVLNPKPPIDINALRDSLELQYALTSGIHFLKLT
- a CDS encoding helicase HerA domain-containing protein yields the protein MNLGQPLGSVIQGSLTGGLEVRLHPDVSVEDMRVGKFLVVQGVRSRFFCMLTDVALGIANQRIIANPPSWEDTFLREVLAGGGTYGTINLAPMLMFTPESHESFSPTNGKSANPFVPSATGLASFQPQTSTTMELLPVKTIPSHFSQVYEASEEDFRRVFGWEDDPQRKNFSIGKPLDMEVPVCLDLNRFVERSNGVFGKSGTGKSFLTRLLLAGTIRKNAAVNLIFDMHSEYGWEAVSEGKQFSTVKGLKQLFPSLVEVYTLDPESTKRRGVPHAQELYLSYDQIEVEDIKLCSRDLGLSEASLDNANILYAEFGKSWILQLINMTNEEIKLFCEEKRGHQGSITALQRKLLRLENLKYMRAACPQNYVNQMLRSLEAGKNIVVEFGSQSNMLSYMLVTNMITRRIHQHYVSKSEKFLQTKNPNDKPTQLMITIEEAHRFLDPATVQSTIFGTIAREMRKYFVTLLVVDQRPSGIDNEVMSQIGTRITALLNDEKDIEAIFTGVSGGGALRSVLAKLDSKQQALILGHAVPMPVVVRTRPYDTTFYTEIGETAWDEKPDEELFAAAELAKADLGF